One region of Lampris incognitus isolate fLamInc1 chromosome 4, fLamInc1.hap2, whole genome shotgun sequence genomic DNA includes:
- the LOC130111976 gene encoding uncharacterized protein LOC130111976 — translation MANTSRVHFWTDEETEYMLTQLKELNILKYMDGRKTRNGDLFKKVAEHMVGAGFKRTPEQVRVRWKHLKQAHYNAKKSNSTSGHSPVSCPFLEILEELLGRRPLSQAVQHGVDVGLSTPVSDSPTKIEKEEEHASPRRPIRHKRPRKEFDPFKRELMAALLQPQPPPPPPSEDELFLRSLLPSLERMPLALRQEVKLDIHKIIFEASQTCIKREND, via the exons ATGGCGAACACATCCAGAGTTCATTTTTGGACGGATGAAGAGACGGAGTATATGCTTACTCAGTTGAAAGAGCTGAACATTTTAAAATACATGGACGGGAGGAAGACAAGAAATGGCGACTTATTCAAAAAAGTAGCCGAGCACATGGTCGGGGCAGGGTTTAAAAGGACGCCGGAGCAGGTCCGCGTTCGGTGGAAGCACCTTAAACAGGCGCATTACAACGCCAAAAAAAGTAACTCTACCAGTGGCCACAGTCCTGTTTCGTGCCCATTCTTAGAGATATTGGAGGAGCTGCTTGGACGCCGTCCATTATCACAAGCCGTACAGCATGGTGTGGACGTCGGATTAAGCACTCCTGTCTCAG ATAGTCCTACTAAGATTGAAAAGGAAGAGGAGCATGCCTCACCGCGGAGGCCCATACGGCATAAAAGGCCAAGAAAAGAATTTGACCCCTTTAAAAGGGAGCTCATGGCCGCCCTGCTGCAACCTcaaccaccacctccacctccctcAGAGGACGAGCTCTTCCTCAGGAGCCTGCTTCCGTCTCTGGAAAGAATGCCGCTTGCATTGAGGCAGGAGGTGAAATTAGATATTCATAAAATTATTTTTGAGGCCAGCCAAACATGCATTAAACGTGAAAATGATTGA